A part of Sebastes umbrosus isolate fSebUmb1 chromosome 21, fSebUmb1.pri, whole genome shotgun sequence genomic DNA contains:
- the map3k15 gene encoding mitogen-activated protein kinase kinase kinase 15 isoform X2 translates to MDTGQSSQVSDMGGEHSAGVSVVDRDQRDRERTDVCSPCPPAKQRSLRVVYVLNDGLKSVMASSPESGALQSLQSACDAESALLTTFTFGRLDFGETSVLDSFYDADIAVVDMSDVFRQPSLFYHLGVRESFDMANNVILYHDTDPDTALSLKDMVAQKNTKATRPPAVGFPWVQLPPEYRGSGMRNKASSGNYYFIPYIVTPNHEYMCCESDAQRRASEYMQPSWDNLLGPLCVPLTDRFTSLLKDIHVTSCASFKDTLLNDIRKAREKYQGEELAKELSRIKLRIDNTEVLTQDIVMNLLFSYRDIQDYDAMVKLVQTLEMLPTCDLATQPMIQFHYAFALNRRNSPGDREQALTVMLQVLQSCEHPAPDMFCLCGRIYKDIFLDSDCKDTKNRDNAIQWYRKGFELQPTLYSGINLAVLLIVAGLQFESSIELRKIGVRLNSLLGRKGSLEKMNNYWDVGQFFTVSMLANDIPKATQAAEKLFKLKPPLWYLRSVVQNLQLIQNFKKTTVEHSPHGERLNFWMDIIVEATQGTTNRLRFPVLILEPTKVYQPSYVSINNEAEEKNVSIWHVSPPETKGIHEWNFNAMSIKGISISKFDERCCFLYVHDNSDDFQIYFSTEEQCSRFCSMVKEMISDGTGNAVELEGEGDGDTLEYEYDTDETGDRVVLGRGTYGVVYAGRDVSNQVRIAIKEIPERDSRYSQPLHEEIALHKYLKHRNIVQYLGSVSENGYIKIFMEQVPGGSLSALLRSKWGPLKEATIIFYTRQILEGLRYLHENQIVHRDIKGDNVLVNTYSGVLKISDFGTSKRLAGVNPCTETFTGTLQYMAPEIIDKGPRGYGAPADIWSLGCTIIEMATGKPPFHELGEPQAAMFKVGMFKIHPEIPESLSLEAKSFILRCFEPDPHKRAITSDLLRDPFVRHNTKGKKSKIAFKPSDYIHNVSLPVQLQCEATGSSSSEHGSVSPDCDSKQDVFFVKKKSPGSENLLKPPISNYLSVPDEGSVSEDRSAPPSPEDRDGGLFLLKKDSERRSILFKVLNDDQDKVISNLKENHIQGSEELQLSVAHIKQIICILRDFIHSPERRVMAATISKLKLDLDFDSTFINQIQLVLFGFQDSVNKVLRNHHIKPHWMFAMDNIIRRAVQAAITILIPELQTHFGPASECEGAEKEDEVDEEEAEFIPVLAPPHADDPGTTPDHAHSAAITLNSAPSQEHQRSHHQLGAQLGRLKHETNRLLEELLQKEKEYQQVLKATLQQRAHDLELVRVRHRPPDISPPSIFHIPADHEPDKQLTDWLKEQGADADTIDKFVLEEYTLTDILNDVTKDDLHCLRLRGGVICRIWRAIQRHRERERLRDDECTEDDA, encoded by the exons ACATCGCGGTTGTTGACATGAGCGATGTGTTCCGGCAGCCGTCCTTGTTTTACCATCTGGGCGTGAGGGAGAGCTTCGACATGGCCAACAACGTCATCCTGTACCACGACACCGACCCTGACACTGCCCTGTCACTGAAG GACATGGTggcacagaaaaacaca aaggCCACTCGTCCTCCAGCGGTAGGTTTTCCCTGGGTTCAGTTGCCTCCAGAATACAGAGGCTCTGGAATGCGTAATAAA GCATCCAGTGGTAACTACTACTTCATCCCCTACATAGTGACTCCTAACCACGAGTACATGTGCTGTGAGAGTGACGCCCAGCGCCGGGCCAGTGAGTACATGCAGCCCAGCTGGGACAACCTGCTGGGGCCGCTCTGCGTCCCCCTGACGGATCGCTTCACCAGCCTGCTGAAGGACATCCACGTCACATCATG TGCTTCCTTTAAGGACACCCTGCTGAATGACATCAGGAAGGCCAGAGAGAAGTACCAGGGAGAGGAGCTGGCCAAGGAGCTTTCTCGCATCAAACTCCGAATCGACAACACGGAAGTCCTCACCCAGGACATCGTCATGAACCTGCTGTTTTCTTACAGAGACATACag GACTACGATGCCATGGTGAAACTGGTGCAGACTCTGGAGATGCTGCCGACTTGTGATCTGGCCACGCAGCCCATGATCCAGTTCCACTACGCCTTCGCCCTCAACAG gaGGAACAGTCCTGGTGACAGGGAGCAGGCTCTCACAGTGATGCTGCAGGTGTTGCAGTCGTGTGAACATCCGGCGCCGGACATGTTCTGCCTCTGTGGACGGATATACAAGGACATCTTCCTGGACTCCGACTGCAAGGACACCAAAAACAGGGACAACGCTATACAGTG GTACAGAAAGGGCTTTGAGCTGCAGCCGACTCTCTACTCTGGTATCAACCTGGCTGTCCTCCTCATAGTCGCTGGACTACAGTTCGAGAGCTCCATTGAACTGAGGAAAATAG GTGTGAGGTTGAACAGTCTGCTGGGGCGCAAAGGTTCCCTGGAGAAAATGAATAACTACTGGGACGTGGGCCAGTTCTTCACCGTTAGCATGCTCGCCAACGACATCCCTAAAGCTACGCAGGCCGCCGAGAAGCTCTTCAAACTCAAGCCGCCTCTCTG GTATTTGCGGTCGGTGGTGCAGAACCTGCAGCTGATCCAGAACTTTAAGAAGACGACGGTGGAACATTCTCCTCATGGAGAGAGACTCAACTTCTGGATGGACATCATCGTCGAGGCCACGCAGGGCACCACCAATCGACTGCGCTTTCCA GTGTTGATTCTGGAGCCAACTAAGGTTTACCAGCCCTCCTATGTGTCCATTAACAACGAGGCTGAAGAGAAGAACGTCTCTATCTGGCATGTTTCTCCTCCCGAAACG AAAGGGATCCATGAGTGGAACTTCAATGCAATGTCCATCAAAGGCATCAG CATCAGTAAGTTTGATGAGCGGTGCTGCTTCCTCTACGTCCACGATAACTCAGACGACTTCCAGATCTACTTCTCCACTGAGGAGCAGTGCAGTCG ATTCTGCTCCATGGTGAAGGAGATGATATCAGATGGTACGGGGAACGCTGTGGAGCTGGAGGGGGAAGGAGACGGAGACACACTGGAG TATGAGTACGACACCGATGAGACAGGGGACAGGGTGGTGTTGGGGCGGGGCACCTATGGAGTGGTGTACGCTGGGAGAGACGTCAGCAACCAGGTCCGAATCGCCATCAAAGAGATCCCTGAGAGAGACAGCAG GTACTCCCAGCCCCTTCATGAAGAGATTGCCCTCCACAAGTACCTGAAGCACAGGAACATTGTTCAGTATTTGGGCTCCGTTTCTGAGAACGGATACATCAAGATCTTCATGGAACAAGTGCCTGGAG GAAGCCTGTCAGCGTTGCTGCGGTCTAAATGGGGCCCGCTGAAGGAGGCGACGATCATCTTCTACACCAGACAGATCCTGGAGGGGCTCCGGTACCTGCACGAGAACCAGATCGTCCACCGAGATATCAAG GGTGATAATGTGCTGGTGAACACCTACAGTGGTGTCTTGAAGATCTCAGATTTTGGTACCTCGAAGCGGTTGGCAGGAGTCAACCCCTGCACAGAGACATTCACCG GTACTCTGCAGTACATGGCTCCAGAAATCATTGATAAGGGCCCTCGAGGGTACGGGGCCCCGGCTGATATCTGGTCCCTGGGATGCACCATTATAGAAATGGCCACTGGGAAACCGCCCTTTCATGAGCTGGGAGAGCCGCAGGCGGCAATGTTTAAG GTGGGCATGTTTAAGATCCACCCAGAGATCCCTGAGTCCTTGTCGTTGGAGGCCAAGTCGTTCATCCTGCGCTGCTTTGAGCCCGACCCTCACAAGAGAGCCATCACCTCGGACCTCCTCAGAGACCCTTTCGTCAGACACAACACCAAGGGCAAGAAGAGTAAGATCGCCTTCAAACCATCAG aCTATATCCACAACGTGTCGCTGCCGGTGCAGCTGCAGTGCGAGGCCaccgggagcagcagcagtgaacACGGCTCCGTGAGCCCCGACTGTGACTCCAAACAAGATGTTTTCTTCGTGAAGAAGAAAAGCCCTGGCTCCGAGAACCTGCTCAAACCCCCCATCTCCAACTACTTGAG tgtTCCAGATGAGGGTTCGGTGTCGGAGGACCGCAgtgcccccccctcccctgaGGACAGGGACGGCGGTCTGTTCCTGCTGAAGAAGGACAGCGAGAGACGGTCCATTCTGTTCAAGGTCCTCAATGACGACCAGGATAAGGTCATCTCCAACCTCAAGGAGAACCACATCCAG ggCAGTGAAGAGCTGCAGCTGTCCGTCGCACACATCAAGCAGATCATCTGCATCCTTCGAGACTTCATCCATTCCCCGGAGAGGCGCGTCATGGCGGCCACCATCTCCAAGCTCAAGCTGGACCTGGACTTCGACTCCACCTTCATCAACCAGATACAGCTGGTGCTCTTTGGCTTCCAGGACTCT GTAAACAAAGTCTTGAGGAACCATCACATTAAACCTCACTGGATGTTTGCGATGGATAACATCATCCGCCGAGCGGTGCAGGCTGCAATCACCATCCTCATACCAG AGCTGCAGACCCACTTCGGCCCGGCGTCAGAGTGCGAGGGAGCTGAGAAGGAAGACGAAGTGGATGAAGAGGAAGCGGAGTTCATTCCTGTTCTAGCTCCTCCTCACGCCGACGACCCCGGGACGACACCTGACCACGCCCACTCCGCGGCCATCACGCTAAACTCCGCTCCCTCCCAGGAGCATCAGCGCTCGCATCATCAACTGGGTGCACAGCTGGGGCGGCTCAAACATGAGACcaacag gctgctggaggagctgctgcagaagGAGAAGGAGTACCAGCAGGTCCTGAAGGCAACGCTGCAGCAGAGAGCACACGATCTGGAGCTGGTCAGAGTCAGACACAGACCACCAG acatttcccctccctccatcttccACATCCCAGCAGACCACGAGCCGGACAAGCAGCTCACTGATTGGCTGAAAGAGCAGGGGGCAGACGCCGACACCATAGATAAG TTTGTGCTGGAGGAATACACACTGACCGACATTCTCAATGACGTTACCAAAGATGACCTCCACTGTCTACGTCTACG GGGTGGAGTCATCTGCCGCATCTGGCGGGCCATCCAGCGGCACCGAGAGCGAGAGAGGCTGAGGGACGACGAATGCACCGAAGACGATGCATGA